A window of Streptomyces marispadix contains these coding sequences:
- a CDS encoding SUKH-3 domain-containing protein translates to MTPPRNLRDSTTRFSVAVDDALRNAGWRPGRRDMRQAEEWADTLRLHASPGGHRHAVLPAAVEVWAEFGNLPIVPTGPGRNIAPSAVRIDPLHALHAARTLAELGRALRTKICPLGTDGSDAAILAIDTEARVYSLDHTGDWYLGRDFDTALAALLTGTRPERLTRPLDASAAGDSV, encoded by the coding sequence GTGACCCCGCCCCGAAACCTGCGCGACTCCACCACCCGCTTCTCCGTGGCCGTCGACGACGCGCTGCGCAACGCGGGCTGGCGGCCCGGACGGCGCGACATGCGCCAGGCCGAGGAGTGGGCCGACACCCTCCGGCTGCACGCCTCCCCCGGCGGGCACAGACACGCCGTGCTGCCCGCCGCCGTGGAGGTCTGGGCCGAGTTCGGCAATCTGCCCATCGTCCCCACCGGGCCCGGACGCAACATCGCACCCTCGGCCGTACGCATCGACCCCCTGCACGCGCTGCACGCCGCCCGCACCCTCGCCGAACTCGGCCGTGCCCTGCGTACGAAGATCTGCCCCCTCGGCACCGACGGTTCCGACGCGGCGATCCTCGCCATCGACACCGAGGCCCGCGTCTACAGCCTCGACCACACCGGCGACTGGTATCTCGGCCGCGACTTCGACACCGCGCTCGCCGCGCTGCTCACGGGCACCCGCCCGGAACGGCTCACAAGACCGCTGGACGCGTCCGCCGCCGGGGACTCCGTATGA